From one Chryseobacterium sp. 3008163 genomic stretch:
- a CDS encoding winged helix family transcriptional regulator: MLSLIFVVCAAFSTEDNDDFNFAKREVLLRRIGHELLLQSGDHTSRVLPVKKISENEYQISFENEITFQPDSLVNLTKRVLAKDPVASDYIVNVLNCGNSSVAYGYSVSKNKKDDIIACIGRKQPKACYTINIKFKSTGINTTKSVYLLGGLSFLAFIGFVFLRSKSVKPQKVLPESLQTDLFTLGSVLFDSKNRKLIVDEKTLDLTATESRVLLIFASSPNEIIERSRLQKEIWEDDGVIVGRSLDMFISKLRKKLEIEPNIKIVVIRGKGYRLEIGG, translated from the coding sequence TTGCTCTCACTGATTTTTGTAGTCTGTGCCGCTTTCAGTACTGAGGATAATGACGACTTTAATTTTGCCAAAAGGGAAGTGTTACTCCGCAGGATAGGGCATGAGTTACTTTTACAGTCGGGCGACCATACATCAAGAGTGCTTCCTGTAAAAAAGATTTCGGAAAATGAATATCAGATCAGCTTCGAGAATGAAATTACTTTTCAACCCGACTCTTTGGTGAATCTTACGAAGCGTGTGTTGGCGAAAGATCCGGTTGCAAGTGATTATATTGTTAACGTTTTAAACTGTGGAAATTCCAGTGTAGCCTATGGATATTCGGTATCTAAAAATAAAAAAGATGATATTATAGCTTGTATAGGAAGAAAACAACCTAAAGCCTGTTACACAATCAACATCAAATTTAAATCAACAGGAATCAACACAACAAAAAGCGTTTATCTTTTGGGCGGATTGTCTTTTTTGGCATTCATCGGTTTTGTTTTTTTGAGATCTAAATCTGTAAAGCCACAAAAAGTTTTACCTGAAAGTCTGCAAACTGATCTATTCACTTTGGGCTCAGTGTTATTTGATTCGAAAAACAGGAAACTCATCGTTGATGAGAAAACCTTAGATCTTACCGCAACGGAAAGCCGTGTATTGCTTATTTTCGCATCGTCTCCCAACGAAATCATCGAGAGAAGCCGACTGCAAAAAGAAATCTGGGAAGATGACGGTGTGATTGTAGGACGAAGTCTGGATATGTTTATCTCAAAACTCAGAAAAAAACTGGAAATCGAACCGAATATAAAAATTGTGGTAATCCGTGGGAAAGGGTATAGGCTGGAAATTGGCGGTTAA
- a CDS encoding Kelch repeat-containing protein — protein sequence MKTKLFLLSLFGLCFANAQTLNFKHLSDMSVRRGAVTSAIAGDNIYVSNGYKDSDGNATIIEKYSIKDNRWSVINSSLVPKRFANSETYGNKIYIFNGWGNSHLEIVDLETHQKTKGAVNRAYTGNAGSAIHNGKIYTFGGSGLNNAATTVFSDRFQYYDIASDTWHPLPNMPNAREARGKIVNDKLYVLGGFNGTSSRLVNVYDLNKNQWTEQYTIPAAISGHSLAVSGTKIFIAGGYNNQNFLAYFDTETNTLHRLSSNMIPRRHAAAEVYNNKLYIMGGSTASSTKSSIKSIQVADISEEVLSAK from the coding sequence TTGAAAACAAAATTATTCCTCCTTTCACTTTTCGGTTTATGCTTTGCCAATGCACAAACCTTAAATTTTAAACATCTTTCGGATATGTCTGTTCGCAGAGGAGCTGTAACCAGTGCCATTGCAGGTGACAATATCTATGTGAGCAATGGGTATAAAGATTCGGATGGTAATGCCACTATTATTGAAAAATACAGTATTAAAGATAACCGTTGGAGTGTTATCAACTCCAGTTTGGTTCCTAAAAGATTTGCCAATTCGGAGACTTACGGTAACAAAATTTATATTTTTAACGGTTGGGGAAACAGCCATCTTGAAATTGTAGACCTTGAAACTCATCAAAAAACGAAGGGAGCTGTTAATCGTGCCTATACAGGAAATGCAGGTTCTGCCATCCATAACGGAAAAATATATACGTTCGGAGGCAGTGGGCTAAACAATGCTGCAACCACTGTATTTTCTGATAGATTCCAATATTATGACATTGCTTCAGATACATGGCATCCGTTACCAAATATGCCTAACGCCAGAGAAGCAAGGGGCAAAATTGTGAATGATAAGCTTTACGTCCTTGGAGGTTTTAACGGTACGTCATCCCGCCTGGTGAATGTGTATGATCTCAACAAAAATCAGTGGACTGAACAATATACGATACCCGCTGCGATATCGGGTCATTCATTAGCGGTATCCGGTACTAAGATTTTTATTGCAGGCGGTTATAACAATCAAAATTTTTTGGCTTATTTTGATACAGAAACCAATACGTTACATCGGTTATCATCCAATATGATTCCTAGACGACATGCTGCTGCAGAGGTATATAACAACAAATTATACATCATGGGTGGAAGTACAGCCTCCTCAACCAAATCATCTATTAAAAGCATTCAGGTTGCGGATATTAGCGAAGAAGTGCTTTCTGCAAAATAA
- a CDS encoding DUF6624 domain-containing protein: MNKDKFVYVGSVDIIEVDCSKKRQILSEVFESDQRIRKANEPIKYAKEDHRNQELVISIIEKCGMPTLKEVDQKQMDAIWLGLQHSTEEIRKKYFPQIEKAVKNGDLSKGQYALMKDRILMDEGKPQIYGSQIKNGKLYKLENPATVNERRKEMGMEPIEDYLKYFNIQFNPN, from the coding sequence ATGAATAAGGATAAATTTGTCTATGTAGGTTCAGTAGATATTATTGAAGTCGATTGTAGCAAAAAACGTCAAATCCTGAGCGAAGTTTTCGAAAGTGACCAAAGGATTAGAAAAGCAAATGAACCCATCAAATACGCTAAAGAAGATCACAGGAATCAAGAATTAGTAATCAGCATTATTGAAAAGTGCGGTATGCCAACATTAAAAGAGGTGGATCAAAAACAAATGGATGCAATCTGGTTGGGACTTCAACACAGTACTGAAGAAATCAGAAAAAAGTATTTTCCACAAATAGAGAAAGCGGTTAAAAATGGAGACTTATCTAAAGGACAGTACGCATTGATGAAAGATAGGATTTTAATGGACGAAGGAAAACCTCAAATATATGGTTCACAAATAAAAAATGGTAAATTGTATAAATTAGAAAATCCTGCAACTGTGAACGAAAGAAGAAAAGAAATGGGAATGGAGCCAATAGAGGATTATTTAAAGTATTTTAACATTCAGTTCAATCCGAATTAA
- the groL gene encoding chaperonin GroEL (60 kDa chaperone family; promotes refolding of misfolded polypeptides especially under stressful conditions; forms two stacked rings of heptamers to form a barrel-shaped 14mer; ends can be capped by GroES; misfolded proteins enter the barrel where they are refolded when GroES binds), whose protein sequence is MAKEIKFDIESRDALKRGVDALANAVKVTLGPKGRNVVIEKSFGAPHVTKDGVSVAKEIELEDRVENMGAQMVKEVASKTNDIAGDGTTTATVLAQAIVREGLKNVAAGANPMDLKRGIDKAVTAVVANLKEQSKQVGDSTEMVKQVASVSANNDETIGSLIAEAFGKVGKEGVITVEEAKGIDTTVDVVEGMQFDRGYQSPYFVTNPEKMTVELENPYILLVEKKISSMKELLPVLEPIAQSGKSLLIISEEVEGEALATLVVNKLRGSLKIAAVKAPGFGDRRKAMLEDIAILTGGQVISEEQGFTMENVSLDMLGTAEKVSIDKDNTTIVNGGGEESKIKGRVNQIKAQMETTTSDYDREKLQERLAKLAGGVAVLYVGAASEVEMKEKKDRVDDALNATRAAVEEGIVAGGGVAFVRAISALENLEGINADETTGIKIVKRAIEEPLRQIVANAGGEGSVIVAKVAEGSGDFGYNAKTDEYVNMLEAGIIDPTKVTRVALENAASVSGMLLTTECVITEIKSAEPAMPMGGGMPGMM, encoded by the coding sequence ATGGCAAAAGAAATAAAATTCGATATCGAGTCAAGAGACGCTCTAAAAAGAGGAGTCGATGCATTGGCTAACGCAGTAAAAGTAACTTTAGGACCAAAAGGTAGAAACGTAGTAATCGAAAAATCATTCGGTGCACCTCACGTTACTAAAGATGGTGTTTCTGTAGCAAAAGAAATCGAACTTGAAGACAGAGTAGAAAATATGGGAGCGCAAATGGTAAAAGAAGTTGCTTCCAAAACTAATGATATTGCAGGAGATGGTACTACTACCGCTACTGTTTTGGCACAGGCTATCGTAAGAGAAGGTCTTAAAAACGTAGCTGCAGGTGCAAACCCAATGGACTTGAAAAGAGGAATCGACAAAGCAGTAACTGCTGTTGTTGCTAACCTTAAAGAGCAGTCTAAGCAAGTTGGAGACTCTACAGAAATGGTGAAGCAGGTAGCTTCGGTTTCTGCAAACAATGACGAAACAATCGGATCTTTGATCGCTGAAGCTTTCGGAAAAGTTGGTAAAGAAGGTGTAATCACTGTAGAAGAAGCAAAAGGTATCGATACAACGGTAGATGTTGTAGAAGGTATGCAGTTTGACAGAGGATACCAGTCTCCATATTTCGTGACGAACCCTGAGAAAATGACGGTTGAATTGGAAAATCCTTACATTCTTTTAGTTGAGAAAAAAATCTCTTCAATGAAAGAATTGCTTCCTGTTCTTGAACCAATTGCACAAAGCGGAAAATCTCTATTGATTATTTCTGAAGAAGTTGAAGGTGAAGCTTTGGCAACTTTGGTAGTGAACAAATTAAGAGGTTCTCTTAAAATTGCTGCTGTAAAAGCTCCTGGATTTGGTGACAGAAGAAAAGCAATGTTGGAAGATATCGCAATCTTAACTGGCGGACAGGTTATTTCTGAAGAGCAAGGTTTCACAATGGAAAACGTATCTCTTGATATGTTGGGAACTGCTGAAAAAGTATCGATCGACAAAGACAACACAACAATCGTAAACGGTGGTGGTGAAGAAAGCAAGATCAAAGGAAGAGTAAACCAGATCAAAGCTCAGATGGAAACGACTACTTCTGACTACGACAGAGAAAAACTACAGGAGAGATTGGCTAAATTAGCCGGTGGTGTTGCCGTACTTTACGTAGGTGCAGCTTCTGAAGTTGAAATGAAAGAGAAAAAAGACAGAGTTGACGATGCATTGAACGCTACGAGAGCAGCAGTTGAAGAAGGTATCGTTGCAGGTGGTGGTGTTGCTTTTGTAAGAGCGATCTCTGCTTTAGAAAATCTTGAAGGAATCAATGCTGACGAAACTACAGGGATCAAAATCGTGAAAAGAGCGATCGAAGAGCCATTGAGACAAATCGTTGCTAACGCAGGAGGTGAAGGTTCTGTAATCGTAGCTAAAGTTGCTGAAGGCAGCGGAGACTTCGGATACAACGCTAAAACTGACGAGTATGTAAACATGCTTGAAGCAGGAATCATCGACCCTACGAAAGTAACAAGAGTTGCCCTTGAAAACGCAGCTTCTGTTTCTGGAATGCTATTAACAACAGAGTGTGTTATCACTGAAATTAAGAGCGCAGAACCTGCTATGCCAATGGGAGGTGGAATGCCGGGAATGATGTAA
- the groES gene encoding co-chaperone GroES, with protein sequence MSVNFKPLADRVLIEPIAAETKTASGIIIPDTAKEKPQEGTVVAVGPGKVDEPTTVKVGDKVLYGKYSGSELKLDGKDFLIVKEGDLLGVIG encoded by the coding sequence ATGTCAGTAAACTTTAAACCCTTAGCAGACAGAGTGCTTATCGAGCCAATCGCTGCAGAAACTAAAACAGCTTCAGGTATTATTATCCCAGACACAGCTAAAGAAAAACCACAAGAAGGTACAGTGGTAGCAGTAGGTCCTGGTAAAGTAGATGAGCCTACAACTGTAAAAGTAGGTGACAAAGTTCTTTATGGAAAATATTCAGGTTCTGAATTAAAATTAGACGGAAAAGATTTCTTAATTGTAAAAGAAGGAGATTTATTGGGTGTAATTGGATAA
- a CDS encoding cation:dicarboxylate symporter family transporter, with product MNLFHTKKTFTGKYLRNLTLYVFAGIIGGVLMGYYFPEVSIKLGVVSQYFFMVLETLILPIIFMAIIYGICHLAEIKNADRLIWQTGLYFILTTSLAIILGFIFGFAVQPGANTGIDSSKINTFLPKTFAINDNSITSVLYLNRHVIFLIVSIIIGVSLNLSKGRERFIKVLDYGLGAFYTVIKYLYIILPIIIFCNIAFGISMYGINTLLPLSKVVATVYLADIVFIFGVLGFVSYLFKFNLWKFLLNIKEEIILVITTSSSKTAFPIIFEKMESEGYSRKILRFIIPLGYNFNLAGACIYLSVACCFLIQFYNISLSINDYIWLFIIISITSKTASGVPGSGFLALIFTLNRFGKIPLTDIALLYSVDRFMNEARSVTNFIGIAVSGAVISKLNQHQKN from the coding sequence ATGAACCTTTTCCATACAAAAAAGACATTTACAGGCAAATACTTAAGGAATCTTACCCTTTATGTATTTGCTGGCATTATCGGGGGAGTGCTTATGGGATATTACTTCCCTGAGGTAAGCATTAAACTTGGCGTGGTAAGTCAGTATTTTTTTATGGTGCTGGAAACACTCATTCTGCCGATTATTTTCATGGCTATTATTTATGGGATCTGTCATTTAGCGGAAATTAAAAATGCAGACAGACTTATCTGGCAAACCGGACTCTATTTTATTTTGACAACTTCTTTAGCCATTATATTAGGGTTTATTTTTGGTTTCGCCGTACAACCGGGAGCCAACACTGGCATCGACAGCAGTAAAATAAATACCTTTCTTCCCAAAACGTTTGCAATTAATGATAATTCTATCACTTCCGTTCTTTATCTTAACCGACATGTCATTTTTCTTATTGTGTCGATTATTATCGGTGTCTCCTTAAATCTGTCTAAAGGAAGAGAACGTTTTATAAAAGTATTGGATTATGGATTGGGGGCTTTCTACACTGTTATCAAATATTTATATATCATACTTCCGATTATTATTTTCTGTAATATCGCTTTTGGGATTTCAATGTATGGCATCAATACTCTTTTACCGCTCAGCAAAGTCGTGGCCACCGTATATCTTGCGGATATTGTTTTTATTTTCGGAGTGTTGGGGTTTGTTTCTTATCTATTTAAATTTAATCTTTGGAAATTTCTTCTCAACATCAAAGAAGAAATTATTTTAGTGATTACAACCTCTTCTTCAAAAACAGCCTTTCCCATCATTTTTGAAAAAATGGAAAGCGAAGGATATAGTAGAAAAATTTTAAGATTTATTATTCCGTTGGGATATAATTTTAATCTAGCTGGGGCTTGTATTTATCTTTCTGTAGCCTGTTGTTTCCTTATACAGTTTTATAACATTTCTTTAAGCATTAATGATTACATTTGGCTTTTTATCATCATTTCCATTACCTCTAAAACTGCTTCAGGAGTTCCCGGATCAGGATTTTTGGCACTTATTTTCACATTAAACAGATTCGGAAAAATCCCTTTGACTGATATCGCCTTGCTCTACAGCGTAGACCGCTTTATGAATGAAGCAAGATCTGTTACCAATTTTATTGGCATTGCGGTTTCCGGTGCGGTAATCTCGAAGCTCAATCAACATCAAAAAAATTAA
- a CDS encoding CitMHS family transporter has translation MLTFLGFLMIIIFMVLIMNKKMTPLTALVIVPVAIALFAGFGPELGDMMKNGVKEIALTGVMLIFAILYFSLMIDTGLFEPLVNMILKAVGDNPIKTTIGTAILTTLVSLDGDGSSTYLIVVAAMLPLYKKQGLNPLILTCIIMLAGGIMNILPWGGPTARVMSSLKLGHTEIFVPMIPIMAIGIAWVIFVAYILGRREKIRIAKHGKYTNYNTNDIIGEVDLKLRRPKLILINLTLTIALLVVMILDVVPLGIAFMIAFCIASIINYPKLKDQQKIMSKHAGNALSVAGMIFGAGIFTGILNGSGIMQAMGNSMIEIIPKSWGGSLNIITAVFSVPLTFFLTNDAYYFGILPIITATGHQLGIPPDVLGRASLVGQASHLLSPLVPSTYLLVSLAGVEFSDHLKYTLKWALGSSVVMLLAALILGII, from the coding sequence ATGCTTACATTCCTTGGATTTTTAATGATCATCATCTTTATGGTGCTCATTATGAACAAAAAAATGACCCCGCTTACAGCTTTGGTTATCGTCCCTGTAGCCATCGCTCTTTTTGCAGGCTTCGGCCCTGAACTCGGAGATATGATGAAAAACGGGGTTAAAGAAATAGCTCTTACCGGAGTGATGTTAATTTTTGCTATTCTTTACTTCAGTTTAATGATTGACACAGGATTATTTGAACCGTTGGTGAATATGATTCTAAAAGCCGTTGGAGATAATCCTATAAAAACGACCATCGGAACAGCCATCCTTACAACGCTCGTTTCTCTGGATGGAGACGGATCTTCCACTTATTTAATTGTCGTTGCTGCCATGTTGCCACTTTATAAAAAGCAAGGATTGAATCCTTTAATCCTAACCTGTATTATTATGTTAGCAGGCGGAATTATGAATATTCTCCCTTGGGGCGGGCCTACCGCAAGAGTAATGAGCTCTCTGAAGCTTGGGCACACAGAAATATTTGTTCCCATGATCCCTATTATGGCTATAGGTATCGCGTGGGTGATATTTGTTGCTTATATCTTAGGCAGGAGAGAGAAAATAAGAATTGCCAAACATGGAAAATATACCAACTATAATACTAATGATATAATCGGTGAAGTAGATCTTAAGCTTAGACGTCCGAAATTAATCCTCATCAACCTGACTCTTACAATTGCGCTTTTGGTCGTGATGATTCTGGATGTGGTTCCTTTGGGAATTGCCTTTATGATCGCCTTTTGTATTGCATCTATTATCAATTATCCAAAATTAAAAGACCAGCAAAAGATTATGTCTAAACATGCAGGAAATGCTTTATCGGTTGCAGGAATGATTTTTGGTGCAGGAATTTTCACGGGAATTCTCAATGGCTCCGGCATTATGCAGGCGATGGGAAACAGCATGATAGAAATAATCCCCAAAAGCTGGGGTGGATCTCTGAATATCATTACAGCCGTATTTAGTGTTCCGCTTACCTTTTTCCTTACCAATGATGCTTACTATTTCGGAATTCTTCCGATTATCACAGCAACCGGACATCAATTGGGAATTCCGCCTGACGTATTGGGAAGAGCAAGTCTTGTTGGGCAGGCTTCCCACCTTTTAAGTCCACTTGTTCCTTCAACGTATTTATTGGTTTCTCTTGCAGGCGTAGAATTTTCAGATCATTTAAAATATACTTTAAAATGGGCTCTCGGATCCTCTGTTGTGATGTTATTGGCTGCGCTGATTCTTGGGATTATTTAA
- a CDS encoding DUF2490 domain-containing protein, whose translation MKIKLKLTIILLICFCTSANAQSRDNYNMWFQYLMSARLTDKSTLTALSQYRSFDLAYDTRLFLVSAYVDYEIANDVKPAAGFMFLVLDSYKSDNSKKERYEKRPFQQVSLGGNIGRTSISHRFRVEERFISNPDEFIVRLRYLISLRIPFNKAGEKEKFYGILKNEIRMNVVKEDPFDSNRLTAGIGIKTGKNSAIEVAFINQLETGSTSNYGYIGFRNSFDWRKKEKNR comes from the coding sequence ATGAAGATTAAATTAAAATTAACTATCATTTTACTGATATGTTTCTGCACCTCAGCAAACGCGCAAAGCCGTGATAATTACAACATGTGGTTTCAGTATCTTATGTCTGCAAGATTAACAGACAAAAGTACGTTAACTGCACTTTCTCAATACCGCTCTTTTGATTTGGCTTATGACACAAGACTTTTCTTGGTCTCAGCCTATGTAGATTATGAGATTGCCAATGATGTAAAACCCGCGGCAGGATTTATGTTCCTTGTTTTGGACTCTTATAAATCTGATAACAGTAAAAAGGAAAGATATGAAAAACGACCTTTTCAACAGGTGAGTTTAGGAGGTAATATTGGAAGAACATCCATATCTCACCGTTTCCGTGTAGAAGAACGTTTCATCAGTAATCCGGACGAATTCATTGTAAGGCTTCGTTACCTGATTTCCCTGAGAATTCCATTTAACAAAGCCGGAGAAAAAGAAAAATTCTACGGAATTCTGAAAAATGAGATCAGAATGAATGTGGTGAAAGAAGATCCGTTCGACAGCAACCGTTTAACCGCAGGAATCGGCATAAAAACAGGAAAAAACTCAGCGATAGAAGTTGCGTTTATCAACCAACTCGAAACCGGATCTACAAGTAATTACGGATATATCGGATTTAGAAACAGCTTCGACTGGCGCAAAAAAGAAAAAAACAGATAA
- a CDS encoding histidine kinase encodes MFLLVNIVVILLVFRVLFNNKILKMLMKYRWGFLLKFQHVFFFFVFILITFFTENYFLDAPELIWCVLFVILFNIGLYYLVYYYLVPQFYLSNKYPQFILYALICFLVFSLFRILLEPAVFKMNFNETLSNTKFLYNVYTQQGIVILVASFLGITKDKFLIEQDFQELGEEKDQLHLDLLKSKLNPHFLLNTLNNIYSKSFHASENTSESILQLSKLLQYVIYDTNKEK; translated from the coding sequence ATGTTTTTATTAGTAAATATTGTGGTTATATTGTTGGTTTTTAGAGTTTTATTTAATAATAAGATTCTAAAAATGCTGATGAAATACCGTTGGGGCTTTTTATTGAAGTTTCAGCATGTTTTCTTCTTTTTTGTTTTCATTTTGATCACTTTTTTCACCGAAAACTACTTTCTTGATGCTCCGGAATTAATTTGGTGTGTATTATTTGTAATTCTTTTCAATATTGGATTATATTATTTGGTATACTATTATCTTGTTCCGCAATTTTATTTATCCAATAAATATCCGCAGTTTATTTTGTATGCTTTGATTTGTTTTTTGGTGTTCAGTCTTTTCAGAATTTTATTAGAGCCGGCAGTTTTTAAAATGAATTTTAATGAGACGCTTTCCAATACCAAATTTTTATACAATGTCTATACACAGCAGGGAATTGTGATTCTTGTGGCTTCATTTTTAGGAATAACGAAAGATAAATTTTTAATAGAACAGGATTTTCAGGAATTGGGAGAAGAAAAAGACCAGTTACATCTGGATTTGCTTAAATCTAAATTGAATCCTCACTTTCTGCTGAATACACTCAATAACATTTATTCAAAAAGTTTTCATGCTTCAGAAAATACCTCAGAATCTATATTACAACTCAGCAAGCTGCTTCAATATGTAATTTATGATACCAATAAAGAAAAATAA
- a CDS encoding GHKL domain-containing protein, translated as MYQLKYNNRLDISFDIQDEETLELIEIPPSIFLTLFENALKHSAIGIESDSFIKVQYKIENQEIFVEIINSIAKKKILVNNEDNGGLGNEAVMSILEKNYSGIFTFISTEGENEEYQTVLKIKLS; from the coding sequence TTGTATCAGCTGAAATACAATAACCGGCTGGATATTTCTTTTGATATTCAGGACGAAGAAACATTGGAATTAATTGAAATTCCGCCCTCAATTTTTCTTACGCTATTTGAAAATGCACTTAAGCATTCGGCCATCGGAATTGAATCTGACAGTTTTATAAAAGTCCAATACAAAATAGAAAATCAGGAGATATTTGTTGAAATTATAAATAGCATTGCTAAAAAGAAAATCCTTGTGAACAACGAAGATAATGGCGGATTAGGGAATGAAGCAGTAATGAGTATCTTAGAAAAAAATTATTCGGGTATATTTACTTTTATTTCTACAGAAGGAGAGAATGAAGAATATCAGACCGTTTTAAAAATTAAATTATCATGA
- a CDS encoding LytR/AlgR family response regulator transcription factor has product MTNLTIVSVDDEYPALQLIEQYCYQIEGIDLIKGFQNPEEALGYLLKNKVDLVILDINMPYMNGIELLQQLPYKPLCIFLTLETQYAVKAFELDVVHYLVKPVDFETFKKAVNKAKDFLQFKNSAENKKQEDFIMFKSNYIMNKVFLEDIKWIQGFGEYIILITALKKYMILERMSNFEEKFQDLGFIRIHKSYIVLSSHISSYDTGNVYLKDGDKLPLGRTYKNFLKTYLN; this is encoded by the coding sequence ATGACCAATTTGACAATAGTAAGTGTAGATGATGAATATCCTGCGTTGCAGCTTATCGAGCAATACTGTTATCAAATAGAAGGGATCGACCTTATAAAAGGATTTCAAAACCCGGAAGAAGCATTGGGATATCTTCTGAAAAATAAAGTAGATCTTGTGATTCTGGATATCAATATGCCTTATATGAATGGGATTGAACTTTTGCAGCAGTTACCCTACAAACCTCTCTGTATATTCCTTACGCTGGAAACCCAATATGCTGTAAAAGCTTTTGAGCTGGATGTTGTGCATTACCTTGTGAAGCCTGTAGATTTTGAAACGTTTAAAAAAGCAGTCAATAAAGCAAAAGATTTTTTACAGTTTAAAAATTCAGCAGAGAATAAAAAGCAGGAAGATTTTATCATGTTTAAATCCAATTATATCATGAATAAAGTTTTCTTGGAAGATATTAAATGGATTCAGGGGTTTGGAGAATATATCATCCTTATTACGGCTCTCAAAAAATACATGATTCTTGAACGAATGTCTAATTTTGAAGAGAAATTTCAAGACTTAGGGTTTATCAGAATTCATAAATCATACATCGTTTTGTCATCTCATATCAGTTCTTATGATACCGGGAATGTTTATCTTAAAGACGGTGATAAACTTCCGTTAGGCAGAACGTATAAGAATTTCTTGAAAACGTATTTGAATTAA